In the Hylaeus volcanicus isolate JK05 chromosome 1, UHH_iyHylVolc1.0_haploid, whole genome shotgun sequence genome, one interval contains:
- the LOC128875370 gene encoding lysosomal acid glucosylceramidase-like: MCRTLLIILFILAKGNANDCIARNVGTDRIVCVCNATYCDGLPKDHPEVPEDGSAYLYVSNKAGLRLNVSTIQFSTCQDTSSQFTLNINSTRKYQAILGFGGAITDSAGLNIKKLSPATQDQLLRTYYDPKTGSKYTLGRIPIGGTDFSTRVYTYDDNCTDDKTLKCFALAPEDYEYKIPIAKKAVELSPKMKFISAVWSPPVWMKTNNEINGYHGYLKPEYYQVYADYISKFLDAYKQHGVDIWAVTTGNEPSNGDSVPPLPINAMDWTPSTLGTWVANNLGPTLAASAHDTLIVALDDNVNLLPWYVQLIARNEKANNYIAGIASHWYKDNATSTLLDQVLDQTHDVFPNKFLLMTEACFGGLFETAVDLGSWDRGAGYVSSIIDYLNHWYVGWMDWNIALDEQGGPNWLYNNVDSPIIVNATSDEFYKQPMYYALTHFSRFVDRDSVRISITNTASIKSVAFLTPSNEIVVVLYNRDNITESVTLNHPQKGTLCLTLSPNSFNTIKYKL; encoded by the exons ATGTGCCGAACGCTTTTAATCATTCTCTTCATCCTTGCAAAAG gTAACGCGAACGATTGCATAGCTCGTAACGTTGGTACCGATCGCATCGTGTGCGTTTGCAATGCAACGTACTGCGACGGATTACCGAAAGATCATCCGGAAGTCCCAGAAGATGGAAGTGCTTACTTGTACGTATCGAACAAGGCGGGGTTGAGGCTAAATGTGTCAACTATACAATTTAGTACTTGTCAGGACACGTCCTCTCAATTCACCCTAAACATAAACAGTACGAGAAAGTATCAAGCGATACTCGGGTTTGGAGGTGCCATAACCGATTCCGCAGGTTTAAACATAAAGAAACTTAGCCCGGCTACTCAAGATCAGCTTCTTCG AACGTATTACGATCCAAAAACTGGGAGCAAATATACTTTAGGTCGCATACCAATTGGTGGTACAGACTTTTCTACAAGAGTTTACACTTACGACGACAATTGCACTGACGATAAGACGTTGAAATGCTTTGCACTAGCACCAGAAGATTACGAGTACAAAATACCAATCGCAAAAAAGGCCGTTGAATTAAGCCCCAAAATGAAGTTTATAAGTGCCGTGTGGTCTCCACCTGTATGGATGAAGACGAACAACGAAATCAATGGATACCATG GTTATTTGAAGCCAGAATACTATCAAGTCTATGCCGATTATATCTCGAAATTCTTGGACGCATATAAGCAACACGGTGTCGATATATGGGCAGTTACAACAGGCAACGAACCAAGCAATGGAGACAGTGTACCTCCGTTGCCTATAAACGCTATGGATTGGACTCCGAGCACATTAGGTACATGGGTCGCTAATAACTTAGGACCAACTCTTGCTGCATCGGCACACGATACACTAATTGTGGCTCTTGACGataatgtaaatttgttaCCATGGTATGTCCAGTTAATTGCTAGGAATGAAAAAGCAAATAATTACATTGCCGGAATAGCGTCGCATTGGTACAAGGATAACGCAACATCCACATTATTAGACCAAGTATTAGACCAAACGCACGATGTATTTCCAAACAAGTTTCTTCTCATGACCGAAGCATGTTTTG GAGGCTTGTTTGAGACAGCTGTTGATTTAGGATCATGGGATCGCGGAGCGGGATATGTTTCGAGCATAATAGAC TATTTGAATCATTGGTACGTCGGATGGATGGATTGGAATATAGCTCTAGACGAACAGGGTGGTCCTAACTGGCTTTACAATAACGTTGATTCGCCAATTATTGTAAATGCAACGTCAGATGAATTTTACAAACAACCCATGTATTATGCTCTAACGCATTTCAGCAGATTCGTTGACAGAGACTCTGTCAGGATTTCTATTACCAATACGGCCTCGATCAAGTCTGTGGCCTTCCTAACACcttcgaatgaaattgttgttgTACTGTACAATAG GGATAACATTACAGAATCCGTGACTCTTAATCATCCGCAGAAGGGCACTCTTTGCTTGACATTATCTCCAAATTCTTTCAATACTATCAAATATAAACTGTAA
- the LOC128875360 gene encoding uncharacterized protein LOC128875360, producing MLNVVEPWKFVLTLQSIPPFVLESVFALTLAVLLAVPLILQVQQLFDGPVKSPSRRCSVRRGNYKAEKNHAVVTHYPASGFNSGSSSSADLHLGSARRTISTPNMQASGDNVGIREALATRQNDNQKTDPTSKRNELAVNQSSSFIVTSSTLPIVDISAFDYDAYRHKLIDAALRKRYDDYQPPGDVVLNSIHLNTNDSTVAVRLNDRYCHSFFDFVEEYYDATKGMSKKETEYLHPLDHFLVKGTQKLETTDRETETRPVSVVHNSTDLEEKAPRISFYDESPVANSFRQKRQHNEDLDSIMKKSSKASKIKLLNAGVASSITKRPTFPCSARKKSATKFPRTTISTDSVSSKQDTLFGSQKRANRGETLSSIDGGERESMNCTTISSIDSESVRSESSKHRDDQSCISRDSFVASEHRAPNRSQTQPWMSGNPRTSFNKKYAKTAKISSKALETTRNGSILRSSSTRAKLKSGKQSVQSKNGAVENRNSGKTWFARRSDCKSDQLGRLEVIPSETQEMVNANTLSMNMVPTISSTRTLSNLSGHPSRTSPKFVTETAARVQTPKSINSPMEEAPAEQKKPADSEFPSKQSRVDKFARRYRDARQRSRTVSPVLAKPAAPRRELSMNLSPPKDELGKNAPASSDANKNTERKELTNEDAREYERKLSENRRPRAGTNLKSNFEGKGNTIDSGSRSKDLRSKEEENVAKLTSDFNRRRAAGATKHLTTTPRSGFSTDSKFSSTLKIQQQRIAGSKVSTNAQDSVAGVLQGRSSKSPFIDRRSLKTAKSEKTEPNRGGTKVNGPEGLKLPRRNSKAGIAMQTGLKKYIKKLKRVLSDRDNADIGELASLSITDAILPDLESTLSSIEVQHVQTLLNMAEKKSDLMRKDLSVLGENTL from the exons ATGCTGAACGTCGTGGAGCCGTGGAAGTTTGTTCTAACCCTGCAATCGATACCGCCGTTTGTTCTGGAAAGCGTATTCGCTTTGACTCTGGCCGTGCTGTTGGCTGTACCTTTAATTCTTCAAGTTCAGCAACTTTTC GACGGTCCTGTAAAGTCTCCCTCGAGGAGGTGCTCCGTGCGTCGTGGGAACTACAAAGCCGAGAAGAATCATGCGGTGGTCACGCACTATCCTGCATCAGGGTTCAACTCTGGCTCTAGTTCCAGCGCAGACCTGCATCTGGGATCTGCGCGGAGAACGATCTCGACACCCAACATGCAGGCCAGTGGAGACAACGTCGGGATCCGCGAAGCCCTGGCCACTCGCCAAAACGATAACCAGAAGACGGATCCGACGTCGAAAAGGAACGAATTAGCTGTGAATCAATCGTCTTCCTTCATCGTCACCAGCTCGACTCTGCCCATAGTTGACATATCTGCCTTCGACTACGATGCTTACAGGCACAAGCTGATCGACGCAGCCCTAAGGAAACGCTACGACGACTACCAGCCACCCGGAGACGTTGTCCTGAATTCCATTCATTTGAACACCAACGACTCTACGGTCGCTGTGCGCTTGAACGATCGCTATTGCCATAGTTTCTTCGATTTTGTGGAAGAGTACTATGACGCCACCAAAGGGATGAGCAAGAAAGAGACGGAGTACTTGCATCCTTTGGATCACTTCCTGGTGAAAGGCACGCAGAAGCTCGAGACCACGGACAGAGAGACGGAAACTCGACCTGTCAGCGTGGTTCATAACTCGACTGACCTGGAGGAAAAGGCACCGCGAATTTCGTTTTACGACGAGAGTCCTGTTGCGAATAGTTTCAGGCAGAAAAGGCAGCACAATGAGGATTTAG ACTCGATCATGAAGAAAAGTTCGAAAGCGTCGAAGATCAAACTGCTCAATGCCGGCGTCGCTTCCTCGATCACGAAAAGACCCACGTTTCCGTGCTCGGCAAGAAAAAAGAGTGCCACAAAGTTCCCTAGGACGACTATTAGCACGGACTCGGTTAGCTCGAAACAGGACACGCTTTTCGGGTCACAGAAACGGGCTAATAGAGGGGAAACCCTTTCGTCGATCGATGGAGGCGAGAGAGAATCTATGAACTGCACCACGATCAGTTCCATAGATTCTGAAAGTGTTCGCAGTGAGTCCAGCAAGCATCGAGACGACCAGTCCTGCATCTCTCGCGACTCGTTCGTCGCTTCTGAACATCGCGCACCAAACAGATCTCAAACTCAACCCTGGATGTCAGGCAATCCACGAACATCCTTCAACAAGAAGTACGCGAAAACTGCGAAAATTTCGTCCAAGGCTCTCGAAACGACCAGAAACGGTTCGATTTTGAGGAGCTCGAGCACACGTGCCAAATTAAAGTCTGGCAAGCAGTCTGTCCAGTCGAAAAATGGCGCAGTGGAAAACAGAAACAGTGGCAAGACTTGGTTCGCTAGAAGAAGCGACTGCAAAAGCGATCAACTGGGAAGATTGGAAGTGATTCCAAGCGAGACTCAAGAGATGGTAAACGCGAACACGTTGTCGATGAATATGGTGCCGACTATCTCGTCAACTAGGACACTGAGTAACTTAAGTG GTCATCCAAGCCGTACATCGCCAAAATTCGTAACCGAAACTGCCGCAAGAGTTCAAACACCTAAGTCTATCAATTCCCCCATGGAGGAAGCACCAGCTGAGCAGAAGAAGCCTGCGGATTCGGAGTTTCCTTCGAAACAGAGCCGCGTTGACAAGTTTGCTAGACGTTACCGCGACGCGAGACAGAGATCAAGAACCGTCAGTCCTGTGCTCGCGAAACCAGCTGCTCCTAGACGAGAACTTTCGATGAACCTGTCGCCACCCAAAGACGAACTTGGCAAAAACGCTCCTGCGAGTTCTGACGCGAACAAAAACACCGAAAGGAAAGAGTTGACGAACGAAGACGCCAGAGAGTACGAGAGAAAGTTATCAGAGAATCGACGGCCGAGGGCAGGcacaaatttgaaatcaaacTTCGAAGGAAAGGGGAATACTATCGATTCGGGGAGTAGAAGCAAAGATTTAAGAAGCAAAGAAGAGGAGAACGTTGCCAAACTGACGAGTGACTTTAATCGAAGAAGGGCCGCAGGAGCTACGAAGCATTTAACAACGACTCCTAGATCTGGATTTTCTACGGACagtaaattttcttcgactttGAAAATTCAGCAACAAAGAATTGCGGGTTCAAAGGTGAGCACCAATGCGCAGGATTCCGTAGCAGGAGTGTTACAGGGCAGGTCGAGCAAGTCTCCTTTCATAGACAGAAGGAGTTTGAAAACCGCCAAGTCGGAGAAAACGGAACCCAACCGAGGAGGGACGAAAGTGAACGGTCCTGAGGGGTTAAAGCTCCCTCGTCGGAACTCCAAGGCTGGCATAGCTATGCAAACTGGTTTGAAGAAGTATATAAAGAAACTGAAACGTGTGCTGTCGGATCGTGACAACGCGGATATCGGTGAGCTGGCGTCTTTGAGCATAACTGACGCTATTTTGCCGGATTTAGAGTCCACTTTATCTTCGATCGAGGTCCAGCACGTGCAAACTTTGTTGAACATGGCGGAGAAAAAGTCAGATCTGATGCGAAAAGACTTGTCCGTCCTTGGGGAAAACACGCTATGA